The following are encoded in a window of Dysidea avara chromosome 4, odDysAvar1.4, whole genome shotgun sequence genomic DNA:
- the LOC136254304 gene encoding condensin-2 complex subunit D3-like, with amino-acid sequence MVDKMKEIFNDTCLATLAANLYLLLLQIPGSGGFKVFHPMVFQRVIESLHLNPEYEKSIAQKQQRKKQQEQSKKTTKGKRKRRAAATALLVEEESMDTEEISESEYNKRLESFRTRASTCP; translated from the exons ATGGTGGATAAGATGAAGGAG ATTTTTAATGATACATGTTTAGCAACACTGGCTGCTAACCTGTACCTGTTGTTACTGCAGATTCCAG GTAGTGGAGGGTTTAAGGTGTTTCACCCAATGGTGTTCCAGAGAGTTATTGAGTCACTACACTTGAACCCTGAATATGAGAAGA GTATTGCCCAAAAACAACAACGTAAGAAGCAGCAGGAGCAGTCAAAGAAGACAACCAAAGGGAAGAGAAAGCGACGAGCTGCAGCAACAGCATTACTTGTAGAAGAGGAAAGTATGGACACTGAGGAAATATCTGAGTCAGAGTACAACAAAAGACTTGAGTCTTTTAGAACAAGAGCAAGTACATGTCCATAA